Genomic window (Alnus glutinosa chromosome 9, dhAlnGlut1.1, whole genome shotgun sequence):
TCCCATTTTCGTAATAGGCCTCTGCCCCGTGGGTACAAGGAACTGTTTAATTTCAGACACTTCTCACTACGAATGATGTTTGAGAACTGCTTCTCCAGATTGAAGAGGAGATGACGTATTTTATACGATATGCCTAAGTACTTATTGCCACGTCAACCTGCATTATAATGGCATGCTGTATACTGCACAACTTCATTGTGACACGTAATCCAAATGATCAAATATTCAACGGCACTGATGCAGTAGAACCAGGGATGAGTGAGCAGTCTTATGCATATGGCAACAATGATGAGGCAAGCCCCTCACATTCAGGATAGTATGACTTCTCATCTGCAGCTGCCGTTGAAATGATCAATTTTAGAGAAGGCATTGCACAAGCAATGTGGGATAATGCACATGGAAACGAAGttggaaataattaaaaaaatggcaaTTATAATGTtgaagtaatattttttataatgccTGTGCACTTTGTTATGGTTGAGTTTGTTTTATGGTTGATAGGACTTTTCAATGTAAGACAAATATGTGAAATTGACTGATATGTATGTTGTTTGTGTGGGTCATTtgaattacatattttattatgtcaAATTGTCCACCCGTACATGAGAAGTTTGTTGTTTTATGCTGCATTACCAAGTAGATATGAACGTTAAGGTGAATTGCACATGTGGTGCTGGACCCATGACACTCCTCATCTCAAGAACAGAAAGAAACTATATGAGACGTTTTTACAAGTGTCCCCTAAGCAAGGTATGAACTCATAAGCAATCACAGGTCTCAAATTGAAGCCtcatttttatgtcttttgattctTGACacatttgttgtatttaacaatGGCAGTCTCATTCTGttttaatatgttattatagAATCATCCCGGAGGTTtttattgggaagatgaattgATGCAAAATTTGCCAGAAGTGGTACATGATGACGACGCTGTGGGTTTACGTGAAGATGGTAGCGCGTCGGGCATGCCGTGGACCGTCGAGGGCATTATGCGATGTTGTGGTATTACAGGGGTTTGCGTCTTGTGTTTCTTAGGGATGCTGTTTTTGTTGGTTGTCATGTTTGCCTAAAGTGGTTTGGTTTGTATTGTGGGTGGTATGTGAACCACTGTTTATTATGCATCTCTGTTGCTTCTATCAGACTCAGTTTATTGTATAATATATGTCGGATATTTCTAGATATTGCTACTTGAACTGTTTTATTTTCAGTACCGTTTGTGAACTATAATGGAGCTATGCATTTGACTGGTTGCCAAGCTTTGTTCAGAATTGAcctgcatgttttttttttttttttttgtccatagatttatgtatgtttttttctttctttattttacattattataTGTGTACATTTGTCTTAGATTTATCTTATTTATGTTAGTTTAAGTTAAATGACATTAActttggtttttaaaaatgatattttaataaaattaatttatagtaaaaatagaagagaaagaggtatgcttcttggattttaaaaagtaaatgaatTTCTTTTAAACGAAAAGTGCGGCATTagttttagattgaaaaaaacaatgtacttaaaattaaaaataaaaatagttttatttggGCATAAATCCATAGAGCATCGATCTCCTAGACCTGTAGGTGAATACAAAATGATTAGGGGCAAAATGGGAAACCAAGGAATGGACAAGGAATCAACGGCATTgttgcaatattttttaaattttataattaattttaattaagtatgaaaattttcttttaatagtcattttttaattattatatttatttcaatcataattccacactacttttcataacatcaattattatacacaacttttcatacctccaatcatttctaatcattttctaccattaaaaaacaatacttttcaatctcaaaaattcaacgctcaaacacaatttcaaaaaaaaattctaaactcTATTTGCTTAGAAATTCGTaaagagaataagaattcaattctgattcctaaaattcaatacccaaacacaccataactttttcctttttgtcttttcctaTATCTTGTTTCTGTAATTTGTTTAtacaatattataataataattaaaaaaaaaaaaaaaaaagcccataCATACCGTCATCAAGAAAACGCCTAATGCATATTTTTCTCCTTTGGTTAGGAATAATGGGCATCGGGCAAATGACGGTGGCTGCCTTATTTCATCCAAAACTCAACGCAAGACCGTTTCCAATTGGTTGAATAAAGACACCTCAACTAATTTGTCATTGCCATTCCTGCTTCCTTAAACCTAATCCTTGACACTAGCTCAAAATTTCAAGTTGAAGAATTcaatatttatgaaattattACAAGTTACACAATTTCCTTTTAACATTGCTTTCAACACTTGACTAATCTATGCCGATTTTTCGATAAGATATGCGTTTGGTGTCATTCATTTGTACATTatttcttttgcaaatttatcaTTGACTTTGTAGAACCTACATGTCTTTTTTTATGGAAATGTATATGAGATGTGTAAGAGAATCAAACTAAATATTTACATTACGATTATtcctaattttcaaattttttaagacAATTTCCTTCATTAATAAGAATGCAAAATGACTCGTAAATGGTGGTGAAGTGGTTTCAAGGTAATTTTCAGGACATGTACTAGGGTGGGAGTTCGACTTCTGAAATAGAAATTTTCAATTCTATTAGTATTAGTCACCTTCAGTCCCACTGATGCTTTAATAGGGTTAAATTAGGTTATGGCTCAACCAAATTTGAGTACTCTGCCTTCGGTTCCTATTGTTTAGGCAACTGCATAGGCCCTTCCGCACTGGCAAATAGTTTAGAGGAAGTACCCACAAAGGTATTCCATCCAGACAATTGTGGATCGGAAGAGAACCCATAATACTTAAGAACTCATTCTTCTCTCGCTCCTTGGCTGATGTTAGacaaatccttttttttttttttttttttgagaatttcatttataactcttgatttttcatcacttttgaaaaaaaatagccaaattttaaaaagtatcaatttatggtatccatatttcattttattttaatttcaaccccctgttagaattttccattaaatctggttaaaattctcaaaataccctcttttttttttagataaaaaaaaaaaaagctatgatttaggtgttggtcagaatttaatagaatttgcaaaaatacccatgcctgaatcttgaaaaagttttataatttttttttttaaaaaaaataaacaaatgggtattttgacactttttaaagtttggatatttttttcaaatgtgatgaaagattaagagttataagtgattttttttttttttttttccctaaataatttcaaaagatTTGATAAGGGGGAGAAATGACACTATGGGAGCTTCATAGATAGGAGAGAATCGTTTGACAGGCTACTTATGCAACCAAACAGGTTCTTAAATTCCTGTGTTCAACGCTCTACCATTTACTCACAATATAgtgagtaattctattagtacattaaatgTTCATCaagtgtttattaaaaaatgaggtggctttaaAATTCACCATTaggcatgtgattgatcaaatggtgattttaaaagccaccttatattttgatagacacttaatataataatagaatTACTCTAATATAGTCGCTACCATTGGatacatattatataaatttaaaataatattaaacagAAGCTATGGTCCAaactttctttttaataataataataataataataataaattaatggaAGCCGTGGGCCAGGCTAACTGCAAATTTGATAGGGTCACTCGTATCCAAAGCTGACGTGACAAAATTGATTCGTCGTGAAGGTGGGGGAATAGGTAGAGAATTTGTTTTGTTGaatgttatttaaatattttaaatgatgtaaaaaaaattattatatgttaatatatatatatatatataccattaattTTGCAATATTGAATCTAAATCATAAAACGAGTTATCTTTATTTCAAGAGAAATGTTTTGGAAATGTTTTACATTttcattaaaggaaaaaaaaaaaaaaaagagagacaaatgttttacttttcatttatttattttttttaaaatttgttcttAAGCATGTGTTATTATACCATAAAATGAGAGCGGGAGAATGAAGATGGAGAGAGATGGCCAAAATCGGATTTGATTTTGGAGATTCAAATTTTTTGATTGAGTGAGGTGAAAGTcgacacttttttttaaagggcTGATGTTGCAAGGTTAATTGGATACTGTCATATTAACCCAATAGAATATTGATATCTTGATTCCTAGGATACTAATTTGCTAAGAAATGTTATTCTTTATACTCATTTCATACTTGTTGACATgaaagacataaaaaaaaaccatttaaaatacACCATATCATCCAAGTGACATTACTAATTATTAAAGAGTAATATTTCTTGTTCAACAAATGTACacactttatataataaaagtgttgtggaaataatttttatttttttaaaaaaagtaaataaattgcTAAACGCATCAACTTTATTGTACAAAATATGCACATTTATTGTGCAGAAACATTGAGATTTTATCTTTGAAGACTCTATTTACTTGTCGTTAGCCAATGATCATGGTAGATCTTCTTGATTTTCGCCGAAAAATCTGACCCTATCTCGTCTAGatgaaagtgagagagagagagagagagagaagattctCTAACATTATTACACCTAAGCTTTGGTGCCCCTGTTTCAGGGATTTGTGTCTTCTCGGCTGCTCCTGCGACCAACTAAACCCCAAAATCCTCTCTATCAAAACTCAACTATCATTTTACCCTCAAATTAAGTTTcgtttaataatataatatgaattttatttttttattttatttttttattttttagtaaccCTATTCCTAGTAAACCTTATCCTTAATCCAACATATAACCCTtttattttgtcaatttttttttttttttttgtcattagaaTTTGGTATTTTCGTACCACAGAGGTGTGATCAGAGTAATTAACTGCTCAACAATTTGAACAGTTAGTGTGAAAGAACCTGTATAATCATATAAAACTCACCTATCTAACTGCTCGATCACATTAACCATTTAAATTACTAATAGTGTTAATAATAACACAACTCAAGCGTTAGCCTTGAATCCACCTAAataaggacagaaatttcctataaatcggtttgtaaaattttttttacaacccACGTATAAGATTAACATGCGTCTCTTAGGGTGAgagaatcacatgttgtttgaatagcatgtacttctcacatccttttttaatagcattaattaaaaaaatacgtatttttcacatgttcaaaggatacatattaattttatatatgaaaaatttcctacaaaacatgtttgtaagaaatttctgtcacCTAAACAATCAACCAAAATtcatagtgaaaaaaaaagtgtatattaATGTTTAATCCATGTGTGATTTGTATTAGCTATAAGAACAGGAACAAAGTAAtcacaaaagagaagaaaagaaaaaaataaaaaaaagggtgatCAATGTGTGTACCACTACCACCATATCCTAGACAAATCCTAGAACCAAACAGAACTTAACATACTCTCAGACACGTCTTCTTCGATCTACCAAAGGTTCACACCGTAGTCACAATCCTTAGAAACGATCTTGGCCGCCGCCGTTAACTTGTCTACCGTTATGTCACAGTCCACCTTAACGGTTATCGTCCACGTCTTAACGGACCCGACCTTGATCTTAACCGGCGCTCTTAACTTCAACTGCAACGGCACCGCCCCTAGGTTCTGCTCCTGCACCAGCGAGTTCCTCATCGTGCTCGTCAACTCGATCCCCGAACCCTTTAACGCAGTCTTAAACACCGTGATGTTGTTCGACGGCTGGTAAAACACCGGCAATACGCCATTACACATCCTAACGTCCGCGTAGTAGATCTCGACGGAGCTGTCTTTGCGGTAGTAGATCCCGATCTTGTCGTTGGGATTATCAGCTCTGACGGTCACGTCGAACTCCGGGGATACCGTAAGGACCGACGTCGTTGCCACCGCCGCCGCCGTGAGGTTGAGGCCGCTGATGGCGATGGTGTCGATGGAGTAGTTGGGCGATTCGGGCTTGAAGACGAGGTACAAGATGCCGGCGGTAATGCCGAGGAGGATGAGGAAAACGGCTAGGAGGCCGAAGATCCAGCAGACGCAGAGGCAGCAGGGCCGGCGGTGGCTTTTGCGGCTAGCGAGGTCCTTGTAGCGGCGAGCGTTCTCGGGTGGGGGGACGCGGTAGACTTGGTCCTTGGGAATGTGGATGACGTAGGTTCCGGGTGGAGGGACCGGCTTCTCGGAGTCCGGCGTGGCGGGTTTGAGCGTCGTTTCCGAGGTCTCGGAGGAGGTGTCGTCGATCCTGGGTGGGGGCGAGTCGCGCGGGTGGACTCGGTCGGCCATTTGTTCGAGTCGGAGAGAGTGGGAGGGAAGTTCGTTATCTGTAAGAAATCATCAACGAATAAATATAAGCAAAGAGTGTGAGAAATCGTAGAGGAAGACAGCGAGACTTAATGAAGGATTTAAAAAACGCGTTGACCAATGCTATAATTCGTAAATACGAGTGTGGACGGGGGATATATTTGGAAACAAAATACAGCGAGCATTCCCCTTAATTAATTTTACTATGCCTAATAAATGTCCATTAAAACTATTTATTATTCAGCTTACAATGTACCGCTTctcctttaaaataataataataaatatttaaaataaaaatgattaattaattaatatttttatttttatggtaaGAAAATATTTGCAACCCTGATGACAACTAATAAGACCCAGTAAGCGAAGATATGAGCATCCTTAACAAGTTATAGCCGTTGGAGGCGGCCGGCTGCAACCAATGGATGAGATAAAGGAAAGACCTAAAGGAGAAATTTACCTGAATGGGCGAAAAGGTGATTGAAGAGATTTTGGAAGAGAAGCGATTCCTCAAGTGTGCGAGAGTATGCGGAGAAAGAGTCGGCCGGAGAGGGAGATGGAAAGAGGATAAGCAAAAGGGTATTTATATATGTAATGtgtaaaatgaaaaagaaggtgAAGGTGAAGGTGTGGAATGGGTAAAGGAAAGATGGGTTGATTGGGTACAGTTCATAGTTTGATGTCAATTAAGTCGCAGTCGAGGAGGAGCCAACTCAGTCAAACGCGTGCGCCAATTCTTCAACTCCCTTGTATGTGTGCGTCCGTGTTATACCGTGTGTGTAAAGCAAATTCGGCAGGCACTTTGCGGTTGGCGCACGCGCTTTTGTAAACGCGCACTCTTAAAAAGACGATGCTAACCTTTTCATCAGAGTGTACTAAACAAGCTTCCTTTACACTACtggtggtttttattttttatttttttaaataagggtTGATTTAAGTgctaaatataatatttaacattactctcgattaattaaaatttaattaaaagacATTCTTACAAGAAAGAGTAACATTATATATCACATTACTATTTCGTTATGCTACGTTGCCAATCAAAGcttgttaaaagaaaagaaaaaaataaaaaattaatattacatcgACATGGTGGAATAGTAGTGTGGTATGTAACATTTATTTACAACAAAATAAACACATTTAAGTGAACATGAAtttacaaaaaggaaaagagtaACGTTACTCTTTACACTCATTTTATACCGTCTGACAtgatgtgttttaagtgacttttttttttaatttttttttttattattttaagtgatTAGCatgaaaaatcacttaaaatagaAGACATCAACtgacataataaataaatattaaaaataacattactcaaaggAAAAAGTAGGGAAATACCAATTATGCTTTGAGCCTAAAAAggtatatatttatttaggtttgatacaataaacgaaaaattaaatgaaacttGCACGACATAGAGTTTCAAAAATAGGAAGTAAATATCAGTTAATAAGAAGCGATTGAAACTCTATGTTATACAAGTTTCATTGGATCAGGatttctacaattttaaagaattaaaattGAGAGTATTAACTTATATAAATTTAGGTTAATGTTTCATGCACCGAACAtcatgaaaaatgttacatacTAAAActgtgacatgttaacaatgagaattgagtatatttttattaagttcttacactttatgtcgtataaaagccttaagtaaaaaattatattttgatgtAGTAAAGAAAAAACGTCTATTTAAAAGTGATCGATTGGAACTTTATGTTCTACAAGTTTCATTGGATCATAATcctctaaaattttaaagaaatttgagataaattatgtaaatttaggCCGTTTCATGCATTGaacaacatgaaaaatgctacatattaaaactGTGACATtttaacaatgagaattgagaatatttttatcaggttcttacactttatgtcgtataaaagccTTAAGCAAAAAACTATCTTTTGAAAATTACCCGctacaaaacaattttattttattttattttttttcatttttctatacaaattttttcaactttatgtcGCATGaatcatttcttattactattcaaaaataaaactcatCTCAAAAACCTTTAACAAACACAACCTTAATTAGGTTGGTTTGAGTAAGATCGATCGATCTTCTTGGTCTGCGAAGCTCATTTCAACAAATATGCTTTACAATTCTTCTGCTTGTCCTTTAGAACTTAGAAGCACCTGTCTCGTTGAATTTTTCcactatattattattattattattattattatttaattctatatatatatatttgcgaaacaaaacaaacaaaatgggTTATATATTCTTTCATCCGGCCAACCATTTtcattcctttaattttttttgttcctgaAGAAAAGTATGTCAAGCTTTGAATTTTCGCCTTCCATAGCATGAGCCATGTGGGTTACATTTTTCTAATGCTCAAATGAAGCTTCCCATCTTGATCTTTTTCTCCTCCGGCCCCAATGGAAACAAAGTCATCATGTGGGCCAATGTTGTCCTCCGTCAGCCTTGGAACATTCCTAGCCTGCAGATTTATTGATTAAAATAGTCTTGTAATTTTGGCCATTTTCTCGGTTATTAATTAGTTGGGGTTTAGTTTAATTGTTGTGTTAGGCTTTGTGCTTAGGGCTTGTGTGTAGGAGTGTTTGTTtgctcattgttttgttttcggctatttttgtgcttatatattcataaaaaataaaaataaaaataacaaaaaaacctTTTCATGACTATAAGTGATCGATTTtggatataaatatatattttttggatgaattgtgAGAGAGGAAGTTATTCTGGATGTTACCTTTCTTTTAATCATTGTTGTATTAATAATTCATTGATATGATTGGAAAATATTTAGTTGAAAGTTGTTTCAAGCGTTGCAGTTCAATTAGCTCCCCCTgcttaatggtatatatatcTTAATAATGTTCAGACCTTGTCTTGTGTGACAAGGCTTGATTCATGATAAAATTCGTGAGATTAATTgatactttagttttgttaGTATATGCTAATTCTTCAATGACCTATTAACCTAATAATAtatgaagatatatatatatattttggagtGGGCAATGTTGCAGGaattaaatcactacttatttcaAAGGTTTAAACTAATAGGAgtatatgaatttaattatttaatttatgttgtaACACTCCCAACGTATATATAGGTTCAAACTCTCCTTTAATTTAAAGGGTGACTCCccctccatatatatatatataggagtggGCAATGTTGcagtgttaaatcaccacttattccaaaagtttaagtttaaaGGAGTAgatgaatttaattacttaatttaaatttcaacaCTCTCCTCACGTGTAATTTCAAACTCTCCTTTAATTGGTGGCTAGTTCCCCCTACGTGTAGGGTCAAACTCTCACAtatatagaatatttaattgaaataggagaTGAATGATGAAGACATGGTTCGAATagaaaataatcaatttaatcatttaaaatttatattctaacagcaTATACATATATCTTTAATAATGAAGTGGCACCTACAGTGGCTAATAAAGCTAAGCAATTGCATGCCACATGTAACGTCTGATGAGGGCTAGTCCCCATAAATCACAGTGAATTCTTGTTATAGGACTAGTTTCAATTTTATTGtgcaaagaaaaatgaagatgaCAATTTTTTCCTATCTGACAACTACTACATatagtttgaaattttatcCAATTATATACTTCAATAACTTGTTTAATTAGAAAGCTAAAGTAAAAGCTTGGAATGGGGATGGCCAAGCCTATGGTGCCAAAGTGGCTCGGGGTGCTCGTCtagatttttttcttattatcattattattatttttttattttaacgcCGTAACTGTTGCCACTTCATGAAGTACATTTAAGCCACCTTGCTTATGCCCCATTGCCAGGATTAACCCCATAACTTTATCCTTGATCTTAAAACCAGAAGAAATGAATTCAAAAGCACATTAGAGATGTTTAGTTAATTTACtaacataaatgaaaattttcttaaTATCAAGCACAACAAGCACATCTTGAAGTTCTAATTTTCCATGAGAAGAGTCTTAGTGTAATACCAATATGAGAAATAGGCAACCGTGAACCATCACCAACTATCACGTAATTATTACTAGTGTAAGATTGAGGATCATCAAGATTACATGGATCAGAAGTCATGTGAAAATTTGCTCCGGTGTCGGTATACCAATTTGGATCAGAGCTAGTCTTGTGGGTCAGATCTCGTATTAATTTGCAGCAAAAGCTTGAGAGATATTTTCATTGGTATCATAGGACTAGTCATACCGATACCAACACTTTACAGTGATGTGTCCATTGCACCCACAAATTTGACATTTAGGTGCTGGATTTGAATGAGATTGTTTTTGATTTGGTCGTTAAAAATTTGGTTAAGGGAGTTAATTTTTGTTGCACAGAAGGGCCAGCAATATTGTTGTTGTGAAAAGGTGTAGATGACCAATTTGTTCCATGAGCAAACCCATGACCATACTGATTGGGAGCTTGATTTGCTAGAGCAAATCCTCGTCCTTTGTGACAAACACATCATTAGTGTCCAGTTGTTTCGGTGTAAGAACCTTTTTGCTTTGAGCTTTAAGATCTTTAAATAAACATCAATTAGCAGACACTATGCGTATTGGCGGTTTCTTGTTGAGCAGTACTACCCTGAAACCTTTTACATGTTTGTCGTCATGGATTTAAGTTGTTTTGGTATGATTTCTATTTGCCTACTGTGtggaacaatatatatatatatatatatatatatatatatatatggttgattTAGTGCCTTATTTACAGAAAGtgttatttctttcattttcatgctttgatcattcttttttaaacatatcttcAATGGTGTCGATCTTTTTTAAAGCGAACAAGGCTACGTACAATGAATATGCTTCATAGGGTTGAGCCTTACGTGACTTGTGGGTGTCTCACTCTTCTCTCTCCCCATCTTTTAGGCTTTCATAGATTTTGTTTGCGTTAAACTTTGTGCCATGTTTTGTTAACTGGATTCACGTGATCATAGATATCCCAACTTGAAGAGCGTGAGAGAACTGACTTATAGGAGGGAAAATggaaaagaatcaaaagaatCCACTGCAGATTGAGCTTCACTGAAAATTATAGGAGAAGGGATTGGTTTAGGAAGATATTATGTTAATTACCGTGGACCCTCGTGAAGATTAGCAGACAATAATATTCCTATATGTTCATGCAACCGTTGAAGACATTCCACAACTGGTGTGGACGTGTGGACCTGGACAAGATACTCCCATATGTGCTCATGTTACCATTGAAGATATTCAGCACTAGTGTGGACGTGTGGACTTGGAAGATTGCCtttccttttgaattatggaCTTTCCTATGCTTTAATTTCCTTCTGTATTTCTCCTCAATATATAGAAGAACTATATATATGATTGGAGAAACTCATGTTTTTCAGAAGCCTTTTGTCATTCCTAAACcaattttcttgtcttcttCATGATATCAGAGCCTTGAAGCTCTTGAAACACAGTTCAATCTTCATAATCTCATCACAGCATGCAGTCTCAGCTAAACTCAACTCCACAAATTATCTTATACGCCGAATGACCATTCTTCCATTAATCCAAAACCTCAAACTGATTAACCACCCATGGTCCTCCTCCTCCCGAGGCAACAACAACAAATGAGTCAAATAAAGAAGTGCACAATCGTAAGTATGAAGAATGCATGGCAATCCACGGATTTACTGCTATGCAGTTGGATCATAGAAACATTGTCAGGAGAAACTCTTGGACACGTTTTTGGCCAAAATACAGTACGTGAAGTGTGATGCTGTACTTCTTTAAAAAACATCTTCAGGCGCCAACCAAAGAAAGAGAAGTTCAGTGAAAATGCAAACTTCAAATGCCCAAGCCATAGTCGACTTCCTTAGGTAATTATATCACTCATTTTAAATCAATCAGTGATAATCTTGCAGCCataaaaaaactgatttttgatGTAGACAAGACCAggacggagccagacattttaatgggaatggccaaataatttttttttcttaagtagggttaaagtatatatataaaggcaaattttaagtaaattaaatataacccagttttgatatttttattattccattcaaattaaaaatcaataagtaaaagtgaaaagagtttttagaaagaaaaaaagaaagtaaagaaaactgttgtccaaagattcagaaaataaaaaataaaaaataaaaataaaaaaggtcttAGTTATTTTTTCCACATATTCTTAGGAAATCGAGCTTGGTCAAGCTTGtgactcctcaaatccacacctgtcttcttccaatgcactacTTGACTAAACCCTTCTCGTTTACTTTAAACAAAGcctctacaactttgtaaagatTCTTCCATTGTTACCTTCTCAGGCATGTCCATTGCTACCCATgaaattttaaaggaaaattttttgACAATAGTTGAAcagatgataaaaggga
Coding sequences:
- the LOC133877876 gene encoding NDR1/HIN1-like protein 13 — translated: MADRVHPRDSPPPRIDDTSSETSETTLKPATPDSEKPVPPPGTYVIHIPKDQVYRVPPPENARRYKDLASRKSHRRPCCLCVCWIFGLLAVFLILLGITAGILYLVFKPESPNYSIDTIAISGLNLTAAAVATTSVLTVSPEFDVTVRADNPNDKIGIYYRKDSSVEIYYADVRMCNGVLPVFYQPSNNITVFKTALKGSGIELTSTMRNSLVQEQNLGAVPLQLKLRAPVKIKVGSVKTWTITVKVDCDITVDKLTAAAKIVSKDCDYGVNLW